CGTTAAAATCTGGAGGAATTTTCGTAAATGCCGATCAAGTTCTTGGTGAAACAGACAATTTAAATCAACAATACAAACAGAATTGGCAACAACGGATTGAAAATACCAATTTAACAACAGAGCAATTGCAGGCTGCTTATGAACGAACCAAACTCGATCAAATGTCAACATTATCACAACAATTAAATTGGTTAAAAGCTGCCGGATTTGTTGATGTTGATTGTGTATTCAAAGAATATAGCTTTGCAGTTTTGTTTGGAAAGAAAAATAAAGAATGTTCACTCAATTGAAATTGGAGAGGGCTACAGTATGAATATTGAAGAAAAAAGTCTTATAGTTAATGGTCAAGCATTACGGTACACACATATTACACAAAATAATAAAACCATTTGTTTCATGTTCTCTGGATCTGGCTATACTTATGAAAAACCGTTACTTTATTATTCAACACTGAATATGCTTCAAAATGAAGTCGATGTTATTCACGTCCATTATTCATATAGTAAAAACATTAGTTTCGAGGAAATTGTTAATGCCATAGGAACTGATGTTCAGGCTGTCGTTAATAATGTCTTAGCTAACAACCTATATACACAACGGATTTTTCTAGGAAAGTCTTTAGGTACGATTCCAATCATTCAAAAATTTATGAACAATGAAGCCTTTACACAAGACAAGACGATTCTATTAACTCCTTTATTAAACATTCACTCACAATATGAACGATTAAAAAGCATAACTTCTAAAGGAATGATTGTGATTGGGGATAAAGATCCGTACTTTGATGAAGAAAAGATCCTCTATTTAAAGCAACACACTTCTTTGTCAATCAATATTATTCCCTTTGCAAATCATGCTCTTGAACATCATTCATTTGACGTAGAAACATCCATAAAAAATCTACAGTCTACCATCCATTTAATTGATTCTTTTATACATAGTAAAACGGCAGCCCACTGAGCTGCCGTTATCCTTACTATTCTGTGATTACATCATAAACTAATGTTGGTGCTTCAACCTTTTCACTTGAAACTTTAAAGCTGTTCCCAAGTTTTTCGATTGCATCTGCTACGTCTTCAGTGTTGCTATAAAGTGTTGCAAGTGATTCACCTTTCTTCACTTCATCACCAATCTTCTTACGTAACATGACACCTACTGCTAGATCAATGACAGATTCTTTTGTTGCACGACCTGCACCGAGGATCATTGCTGCAGTTCCAACTTCATCTGCAATAATTTCAGAAACATAACCATCTTCTTTAGCTTCAAGCTCGAATGTATACTTCGCTTGTGGCATCATTTCAGGGTTGTCTACGACAGCAGCGTTACCACCTTGTGCAGCCAAGAACGTCTTAAACGTTTCAAGAGCTTTACCTGATTTCATAACATCCTCAAGTTGTTTGCGAGCATCCTCTAAGCTTGCTGCTTTTTCAGCTAATAACACCATGTGACTACCTAATGTTAAGCAAAGTTCTTGTAAGTCATCTGGACCTTGACCTTGAAGTGTATCAATTGCTTCTTTCACTTCAAGTGCATTACCGATTGCAAATCCAAGTGGTTGGCTCATATCAGAAATGACTGCCATCGTTTTACGACCAACATTGTTACCAATACCAACCATTGCTTTTGCAAGTGCTTTTGAATCTTCAAGCTCCTTCATAAATGCACCTGCACCTGTTTTAACATCAAGTACAATCGCATCAGCACCCGCAGCAATCTTCTTACTCATAATTGAACTTGCAATAAGTGGAATTGAATTAACTGTTCCAGTTACATCACGTAAGCCATACAATTTTTTATCAGCTGGCGTTAAGTTTCCGCTCTGACCAATAACAGCTACTTTATTTTTATTAACTAAATCAATGAATTCATTATTATCAATCTCAACATGGAAGCCTTCAACCGCTTCAAGTTTGTCAATTGTACCACCCGTATGACCAAGACCACGACCAGACATCTTCGCTACTGGAACACCAACAGCAGCAACAAGAGGAGCAAGCACTAATGTTGTTGTATCACCAACACCACCTGTTGAATGCTTATCTACTTTAATCCCTTCGATTGCAGACAAATCTATCTTATCACCTGAATCAACCATTGCCATTGTTAGTTCAGCACGTTCTTCTTGTGTCATGTCTTGGAAGAAAATCGCCATTGCAAAAGCACTCATTTGATACTCTGGAATTTCACCATCTGTGTACCCTTCAATAATGAAACGAATCTCTTCTTTTGTTAATGCTTTGCCATCACGTTTCTTTTGAATTAAATCTACCATACGCATGTTGAATCACCTCTAGTTTTATTTTAAACGGTTGCTAAAAATTCTTTTACAAGTTTGATGAATTTTGGTCGAGTTCGATTTGCAGTTTCCATAACTTGTTCATGTGTTAGAGGCTCTAACTCTTCCCCAATTGCCATATCTGTTACGCAGGAGATGCCTAGCACCTTCATTTGCATATGACTAGCAACGATTACTTCTGGTACTGTTGACATTCCAACAGCATCTCCACCGTTATTGCGAAGCATAATTAATTCAGCAGGTGTCATATAAGTAGGACCTGAAATTCCTGCGTACACACCTTGCTGTACTTTCACATCTATCTTAGCCGCTACATCTTTTGCAAGTGCAACTAGTTCTGGTGTATAAGCACTACTCATATCTGGGAAACGAGGTCCAAGTTCAGCTTCATTTGCCCCAATTAACGGATTCGTTCCCGTCATGTTCAAGTGATCAGTAATTAACATTAGATCACCAGGTACAAAGTTTGCATTCATACCACCACACGCATTTGTAACGACCATCATGTCAACGCCTAAACCTTTCATTACTCGAACTGGGAAGGTTACATCTTGCATTGAATAACCTTCGTAATAATGAAAACGACCTTGCATTGCAATAACTTGCTTTCCTTCTAGCTCACCAATTACTAACTTACCTTCGTGTCCTTCTACTGTTGATACAGGAAAATGAGGGATGTCTGCATAATCAATCTTAACTGGATTTTCAATCTCTTCAGCTAATACACCTAGACCTGAACCTAAAATTAAACCTACTGTTGGTTCTCTCTTAATTTTCCCTTGAATAAACTCAACCGCTTCATTCATTTTCGCTAACAAATTTCCCACAACTAACCCCACCTATTCTTAGTTCATTTCTCCTACAATGTTCTTAACAAATGCTAAAAAGCTTTCACGAACTTTCTCAGTTGTTTCAATAACTTCATCATGTGTTAGAGGTTGGTCTAAGATTCCTGCAGCCATGTTTGAAATACAAGAAATACCCAACACTTCTAAACCACTATGGCGTGCAACGATTACTTCTGGAACAGTTGACATTCCAACTGCATCTCCACCCATTTTTCGTGTCATACGGATTTCAGCAGGAGTTTCATAAACTGGACCTGGATTTGCTACGTATACACCTTCTTGGATTTTCAAATTCAGTTTCTTAGCAACATCTTTAGCTAGTGAACGAAGCTCTTTTGAATAACTTTCTGACATATCTGGGAAACGAACACCTAGTTCATTATCATTTGGTCCGATTAATGGATTTGTACCAGTGTTGTTAATATGGTCATTAATTAACATTAAGTCACCTGGTGAATAACTTTCATTTACACCACCAGCAGCATTCGTTACGATTAACTTTTCCACACCAAGCATCTTCATAACACGTACAGGGAAAGTTACTTTATCCATTCCATAACCTTCATAATAGTGGAAACGACCTTTCATAGCGATTACATTTTTCCCTTGCAACTTACCAAACACTAACATCCCAGCATGACCTTCAACAGTTGAAACAGGGAAGTTTGGAATATCACTGTAATCAATTGTGATTGGATCCTCAATTTCATCAGCAAGGACACCTAGGCCCGAACCAAGAATCAATCCAATCTTAGGCTCTTCTGTAATTTTACTATTAATATAATCTACCGCTGCTTTAAAGTTTTCTACCATGATTAAGTCCCCCTTGATTATTTAATATCGTTTAAAAAGCTTGTGCCATGTTTAGGTAATTTAATATTAAAGTTCTCTGCAACTGTTGCACCAATATCTGCGAATGTCTTACGAATTGGTAACTCTTTACCTTCTGTAATGCCGTTATGATACACAATTAATGGAACATACTCACGTGTATGATCTGTACCATGATGTACTGGATCATTTCCGTGGTCAGCCGTAATGATGAGAAGGTCGTCATCTTTCAACAAATCAAATACTTCTACTAAACGTTTGTCATATGCTTCTAATGCTTCTCCATAACCTTTTGGATCGCGACGATGTCCAAACTTCGCATCAAAATCAACAAGATTCAAGAAGCTCATACCTGTAAAATCTTGTTTTAATGAATCATTCAGCTTATCCATGCCATCCATATTTGATATTGTACGAACAGCTTCAGTAACACCTTCACCATCATATATATCAGAGATTTTACCTAATGCAATAACATCAAGACCAGCATCCTTCATTTCATTCATAACTGTACGACCAAATGGTTTTAATGCATAGTCATGACGATTTGCTGTACGCTCATACGATCCAACTTCACCAATAAATGGACGAGCAATGACACGACCAACCATATATTTTTCATCTAAGGTTAATTCACGAGCCATTTTACAGATTTCATATAACTCATCAATTGGTACAACATCTTCGTGTGCTGCTATTTGTAACACTGAATCTGCAGATGTATAAACGATTAGAGAACCTGTCTTCATTTGTTCTTCAGCAAGTTCATCTAGAATATCAGTTCCTGATGATGGTTTATTTCCAATAACCTTTCTTCCAGAACGTTTTTCGATCTCCTCGATTAACTCAGCTGGAAAACCATCAGGGAAAGTACGGAACGGTTGTTCAATGTGAAGGCCCATAATTTCCCAATGCCCTGTCATCGTATCCTTTCCATTTGACGCTTCCTGCATTTTTGTATAATGAGCTTTTGGTGATGACGCTTTCTCAATACCTTGAAT
The sequence above is a segment of the Bacillus solimangrovi genome. Coding sequences within it:
- a CDS encoding pyrimidine-nucleoside phosphorylase; the encoded protein is MRMVDLIQKKRDGKALTKEEIRFIIEGYTDGEIPEYQMSAFAMAIFFQDMTQEERAELTMAMVDSGDKIDLSAIEGIKVDKHSTGGVGDTTTLVLAPLVAAVGVPVAKMSGRGLGHTGGTIDKLEAVEGFHVEIDNNEFIDLVNKNKVAVIGQSGNLTPADKKLYGLRDVTGTVNSIPLIASSIMSKKIAAGADAIVLDVKTGAGAFMKELEDSKALAKAMVGIGNNVGRKTMAVISDMSQPLGFAIGNALEVKEAIDTLQGQGPDDLQELCLTLGSHMVLLAEKAASLEDARKQLEDVMKSGKALETFKTFLAAQGGNAAVVDNPEMMPQAKYTFELEAKEDGYVSEIIADEVGTAAMILGAGRATKESVIDLAVGVMLRKKIGDEVKKGESLATLYSNTEDVADAIEKLGNSFKVSSEKVEAPTLVYDVITE
- a CDS encoding purine-nucleoside phosphorylase, translated to MGNLLAKMNEAVEFIQGKIKREPTVGLILGSGLGVLAEEIENPVKIDYADIPHFPVSTVEGHEGKLVIGELEGKQVIAMQGRFHYYEGYSMQDVTFPVRVMKGLGVDMMVVTNACGGMNANFVPGDLMLITDHLNMTGTNPLIGANEAELGPRFPDMSSAYTPELVALAKDVAAKIDVKVQQGVYAGISGPTYMTPAELIMLRNNGGDAVGMSTVPEVIVASHMQMKVLGISCVTDMAIGEELEPLTHEQVMETANRTRPKFIKLVKEFLATV
- a CDS encoding purine-nucleoside phosphorylase, producing MVENFKAAVDYINSKITEEPKIGLILGSGLGVLADEIEDPITIDYSDIPNFPVSTVEGHAGMLVFGKLQGKNVIAMKGRFHYYEGYGMDKVTFPVRVMKMLGVEKLIVTNAAGGVNESYSPGDLMLINDHINNTGTNPLIGPNDNELGVRFPDMSESYSKELRSLAKDVAKKLNLKIQEGVYVANPGPVYETPAEIRMTRKMGGDAVGMSTVPEVIVARHSGLEVLGISCISNMAAGILDQPLTHDEVIETTEKVRESFLAFVKNIVGEMN
- the deoB gene encoding phosphopentomutase, which codes for MRFKRVFLVVMDSVGIGEAPDAADFNDKGADTLGHIGEHMNGLKMPNMGKLGLSNIKEIQGIEKASSPKAHYTKMQEASNGKDTMTGHWEIMGLHIEQPFRTFPDGFPAELIEEIEKRSGRKVIGNKPSSGTDILDELAEEQMKTGSLIVYTSADSVLQIAAHEDVVPIDELYEICKMARELTLDEKYMVGRVIARPFIGEVGSYERTANRHDYALKPFGRTVMNEMKDAGLDVIALGKISDIYDGEGVTEAVRTISNMDGMDKLNDSLKQDFTGMSFLNLVDFDAKFGHRRDPKGYGEALEAYDKRLVEVFDLLKDDDLLIITADHGNDPVHHGTDHTREYVPLIVYHNGITEGKELPIRKTFADIGATVAENFNIKLPKHGTSFLNDIK